One Vibrio penaeicida DNA segment encodes these proteins:
- the mrcB gene encoding penicillin-binding protein 1B yields the protein MTDKKKTSGRTTKKTTAKKSTQKKRPRQNKTKKKTSKGWLRTLWGLAWKTTVTVFAVLVFVGIYLDSVVRQKFEGQLFDLPTVVYGRVLTLSPGSPVTLPQLRKELDVLNYRKVRAPRHPGEYSSSSTKIELIRRDFEFEDGPEASRHVMLYFNAQGLERIKSLESERDMGYLRIDPKMLGMLEKNTEENRLFLKREQFPEVLVDALLVTEDRDFYQHEGVSPFAILRALVANVKAGRTVQGGSTLTQQLAKNLFLSRERTLWRKVREAYIALILDYRYSKDEILEAYLNEVYLGQSRGEAIHGFGLASRLYFGQPLQELRIDQIALLVGMVKGPSYYNPVRKPERAKERRDLVLRLMMQHDILTSHQFEMAASRDLDTQDKPQIASRQPAYFQQVSRELKQKVGEAFQRQTGLKAFTSLDPVSQFELEKAVKSKIPQLELRSGKGLEAAGIAVDRRSGEIRAMVGGKRTGYDGFNRALNASRPIGSLAKPAVYLTALQNPSEYTLASTLDDTPFSLKGSKGSVWSPKNYDRKFRGDVSLYQAFAKSLNVPTVRLGLKLGIPQVMDTFEKLGVDRQEIRPVPSMFLGSFSLTPYQVAQMYQTLTNSGKKAPLSALRSVKDLDGNVLYRSIPKVSQRVSQQAAWLTTYAMKKAVAEGTGRYLQGQFSRMTLAGKTGTSNDTRDSWFVGVDGREVVTLWLGRDDNKPTKLTGSSGALRVYHQYLQNRIPEQLILPWPAQITTLGFALKPDGGLKVDCDKAFTLPVWDKKGNAREACKSEPAKWLSSLFD from the coding sequence ATGACAGATAAAAAGAAAACGTCAGGGCGAACGACAAAAAAAACGACGGCTAAAAAGAGCACTCAAAAGAAACGCCCTCGTCAAAACAAAACAAAAAAGAAAACGTCAAAAGGTTGGTTGCGTACTCTTTGGGGGTTAGCGTGGAAAACAACCGTTACCGTGTTTGCGGTGTTGGTTTTTGTCGGTATCTACCTTGATAGCGTGGTTCGCCAGAAATTTGAAGGCCAGCTGTTTGACCTACCAACAGTCGTTTATGGGCGAGTATTAACGCTTAGCCCCGGAAGCCCGGTGACATTACCGCAACTTCGTAAAGAACTGGATGTACTCAATTATCGAAAAGTCCGAGCTCCTCGACACCCAGGTGAGTATTCATCTTCATCGACAAAAATTGAACTTATTCGTCGTGATTTCGAATTTGAAGACGGTCCGGAAGCTTCCCGCCACGTGATGTTGTATTTCAACGCTCAAGGTTTGGAAAGGATAAAGTCGCTCGAATCCGAGCGAGATATGGGGTACCTGCGTATTGATCCTAAAATGCTTGGGATGTTGGAAAAAAATACGGAAGAAAACCGCCTTTTCTTAAAGCGAGAGCAATTCCCTGAAGTATTGGTCGATGCCTTATTGGTTACAGAAGACAGAGACTTTTACCAACATGAAGGGGTTTCTCCGTTTGCGATTCTTAGAGCATTGGTGGCAAATGTAAAAGCGGGGCGCACTGTTCAGGGGGGAAGCACTCTGACCCAACAGTTAGCCAAAAACTTGTTTTTATCTCGTGAACGAACACTCTGGAGAAAAGTCCGAGAAGCGTATATCGCCCTGATATTGGATTATCGTTATAGCAAAGATGAAATATTAGAAGCCTATTTGAATGAAGTGTACTTAGGTCAAAGCCGGGGTGAAGCCATTCATGGATTTGGTTTGGCGTCGAGGTTGTATTTTGGTCAACCTTTGCAAGAGCTTCGTATCGACCAAATTGCTCTATTGGTGGGGATGGTAAAAGGTCCTTCTTATTACAACCCAGTCCGGAAACCGGAGCGAGCAAAAGAGCGCCGAGATTTGGTATTACGCTTGATGATGCAGCACGACATTCTTACTTCTCATCAGTTTGAAATGGCGGCCAGCCGCGATTTGGATACGCAAGATAAACCGCAAATAGCCAGCCGCCAGCCAGCCTATTTTCAGCAGGTTAGCCGTGAGTTAAAGCAGAAAGTGGGTGAGGCTTTCCAAAGGCAAACTGGGTTGAAAGCCTTTACCTCTCTGGATCCCGTTTCGCAATTTGAGCTGGAAAAAGCGGTGAAATCCAAAATTCCTCAATTGGAATTGAGGTCCGGGAAAGGGTTGGAAGCCGCTGGCATTGCGGTGGATCGACGCAGCGGAGAAATTCGCGCCATGGTAGGTGGCAAACGCACCGGATATGACGGCTTTAATCGGGCATTGAATGCTTCAAGACCTATCGGTTCTTTGGCAAAGCCGGCGGTCTATCTCACAGCATTGCAGAATCCGTCGGAATACACGCTAGCATCCACGTTAGATGATACGCCATTCTCCCTCAAAGGCAGTAAAGGGAGCGTGTGGTCACCTAAGAATTACGATCGAAAATTTCGCGGTGATGTGTCTTTGTATCAAGCCTTTGCGAAATCACTAAATGTGCCCACAGTAAGACTCGGTCTTAAGTTAGGTATTCCTCAAGTGATGGATACATTTGAAAAGCTTGGTGTAGATCGGCAGGAAATTCGTCCCGTACCGTCTATGTTTCTTGGGTCGTTTTCATTGACACCTTATCAAGTCGCACAGATGTACCAAACATTGACAAACTCCGGTAAAAAAGCACCATTGAGCGCGCTTCGAAGTGTAAAAGATCTAGATGGAAATGTTCTGTATCGTTCTATTCCCAAAGTGTCACAACGAGTTTCGCAACAAGCGGCTTGGTTAACAACTTATGCAATGAAGAAAGCGGTTGCCGAGGGAACTGGACGCTATTTACAAGGTCAATTTAGCCGTATGACACTCGCAGGAAAAACGGGAACCAGCAATGATACTCGTGACAGTTGGTTTGTAGGGGTGGATGGTCGCGAAGTGGTGACTCTTTGGCTTGGTCGTGATGATAACAAGCCTACCAAGTTAACGGGTTCAAGTGGGGCATTACGGGTGTACCACCAGTATTTGCAAAACCGAATTCCAGAGCAGCTCATTCTTCCGTGGCCTGCACAAATTACTACTTTAGGGTTTGCGCTTAAACCAGATGGCGGATTAAAAGTCGATTGCGATAAAGCATTTACGCTTCCTGTTTGGGATAAAAAAGGTAATGCACGTGAGGCGTGCAAAAGTGAGCCCGCCAAATGGTTGAGCAGTTTATTTGACTAA
- a CDS encoding patatin-like phospholipase family protein has translation MVATVSVAALLSPFVDAQEQLLEAERQEKERPVIAVVLAGGGAKGAAHIGVLKALEEMHIPVDIITGTSMGAFVGGLYSTGMSADEIESFIHTIDWNNGYRDRVEREHLPVREKEYFDRYQIRTDLGLRWIEVTAPRGVVQGQNMYKILRETAGNIPPMASFDDLAVKYRAVATDIVELEPVVLESGYLTDAMMASMSVPGALPPFPLGDKLLVDGGVTNNMPVELARSMGADLVIAVDISTNYQSKQELKTFLNVGDQLSNYMVQRSTQRQATHLQEKDVLLTPNVGNMSTTEFSRMPDAYELGYLAAIESKDALESFVVTPALYQKYIYRKQEARKAIDYGDELLIDDIVIHNNSHYNENVLKQFLGLEAGRRYGLEKLEEHVQQLYSLNRFEQVLYRYQQEGGKTTLHIEVNEKDWGPNYVNFRFFLEDDFQTASQYSIGVSTNFTALNDKGAEIRTNLEMGSEKLIEAELYSPIFNEQNVFTSAKMTYRNENKKAPFGSDGLEDISLGGVKDYIPINYVQFSSELALGVNPAFDQEFKAGIRYTVGEISISTLPTLGQGLFNRKGIFARYRYDTFDDMNFPSRGSLAHFELLASEDNIQEDQNNEYTSDRVNEVAIKLGHAGSYERHTLVGMAEYEVTRSRNASVPIMPKSLGGFLNLSGIPGKSLIGQNKIFGSLVYRYRWFDNNFGLFQSPVYIGASAEYGGVWSDPNIKISEAPMYVAGSLFAGVKSPIGPIILAYGQTEQNFNSVYLIVGTAF, from the coding sequence ATGGTGGCAACAGTAAGTGTTGCGGCTTTACTTAGCCCTTTTGTTGATGCTCAGGAGCAACTCCTTGAGGCAGAGCGCCAAGAGAAAGAACGACCCGTTATCGCTGTTGTACTCGCTGGTGGTGGAGCAAAAGGTGCGGCCCATATTGGTGTTCTGAAGGCGCTGGAAGAGATGCATATTCCCGTTGATATCATTACAGGTACTAGCATGGGTGCCTTTGTGGGCGGGTTGTACTCTACAGGTATGTCGGCCGATGAAATCGAATCGTTTATCCATACGATAGATTGGAACAATGGCTATCGCGATCGGGTTGAGCGAGAGCATTTGCCCGTTCGTGAGAAAGAATATTTTGACCGATACCAGATCAGAACCGATTTAGGACTACGTTGGATAGAAGTTACTGCGCCGCGCGGAGTGGTACAGGGGCAAAATATGTATAAGATCCTGCGTGAGACCGCAGGGAATATTCCGCCTATGGCATCATTCGATGATTTAGCCGTGAAGTATCGTGCAGTAGCAACAGATATTGTTGAGCTAGAACCCGTCGTATTGGAAAGCGGCTATTTAACCGACGCCATGATGGCTAGTATGTCTGTGCCCGGAGCGCTACCGCCATTTCCTTTGGGGGACAAATTGCTCGTAGATGGAGGGGTAACCAACAATATGCCCGTCGAGCTTGCCCGTTCTATGGGGGCAGACTTGGTTATTGCTGTGGACATCAGTACAAATTATCAGTCCAAACAAGAGCTAAAAACGTTCCTCAATGTGGGTGACCAGCTCTCCAATTACATGGTGCAACGCAGCACTCAGCGACAAGCAACCCATTTACAAGAAAAAGATGTGTTGCTCACACCCAATGTTGGCAATATGTCGACAACCGAATTTTCCCGTATGCCCGATGCATATGAATTGGGCTATCTAGCGGCTATTGAATCTAAAGACGCCTTAGAGTCCTTTGTGGTTACGCCGGCACTTTACCAAAAGTATATCTACCGAAAACAAGAAGCGCGAAAAGCCATCGATTATGGCGATGAGCTATTAATTGACGACATTGTTATCCACAATAACAGCCACTATAACGAAAACGTATTAAAGCAGTTTCTTGGTTTAGAAGCCGGTCGCCGATATGGTTTAGAAAAACTTGAAGAACACGTTCAGCAGCTATATTCACTTAACCGCTTTGAACAGGTTCTTTACCGCTACCAACAAGAAGGTGGAAAAACCACGCTGCATATCGAAGTCAATGAGAAAGATTGGGGACCCAATTACGTTAACTTTCGTTTCTTCCTTGAAGATGATTTTCAAACAGCAAGTCAGTACTCCATTGGTGTCAGCACCAACTTCACCGCTCTGAATGATAAAGGTGCCGAAATTCGAACCAACCTCGAAATGGGCTCTGAAAAACTGATTGAAGCGGAATTATATAGCCCAATATTCAATGAGCAGAACGTGTTTACCAGCGCAAAAATGACGTATAGGAATGAAAATAAGAAAGCGCCATTTGGGTCTGACGGATTGGAAGACATTTCTCTTGGCGGAGTAAAAGATTACATTCCAATTAACTATGTTCAATTTTCATCAGAGCTTGCGTTAGGGGTAAACCCCGCATTTGATCAGGAATTTAAGGCAGGTATTCGGTATACTGTTGGCGAAATTTCGATATCGACTTTGCCAACGTTAGGGCAAGGGCTGTTCAATCGTAAAGGCATATTTGCGCGGTATCGGTACGACACGTTTGATGATATGAATTTTCCATCTCGAGGTAGCTTAGCGCATTTTGAGCTGCTGGCATCGGAAGACAATATTCAGGAAGATCAGAATAACGAGTACACCAGTGATCGTGTTAATGAAGTTGCTATAAAGCTAGGGCATGCAGGAAGCTATGAACGTCATACTTTGGTAGGGATGGCTGAGTACGAAGTCACACGAAGCCGCAATGCTTCTGTTCCTATCATGCCCAAGTCACTGGGTGGCTTTCTAAATTTATCAGGTATCCCAGGTAAAAGTCTTATCGGTCAAAACAAAATATTCGGCAGCTTAGTCTATCGATACCGTTGGTTTGACAATAACTTTGGCTTGTTTCAGTCACCAGTTTATATAGGTGCATCTGCGGAATATGGTGGAGTATGGTCTGATCCGAACATTAAAATCAGCGAAGCTCCAATGTACGTCGCAGGCTCGCTGTTTGCGGGTGTAAAATCGCCAATAGGGCCTATAATTCTAGCGTATGGACAAACAGAGCAAAATTTCAATTCAGTATATCTGATCGTGGGAACTGCATTTTAA
- the acnB gene encoding bifunctional aconitate hydratase 2/2-methylisocitrate dehydratase translates to MLEAYRKHVEERAAEGVVPRPLDAEQVAGLVELLKNPPAGEEAFLIDLLENRIPPGVDEAAYVKAGFLTAITKSEVTSPLVSREKAAELLGTMQGGYNIESLVSLLEDADLAPIAVKALSHTLLMFDAFYDVEEKAKAGNASAQQVLQSWADADWFTSKEKVAEKITVKIFKVTGETNTDDLSPAPDAWSRPDIPVHAKAMLKMERDGIKPDDQGNVGPLKQIEELQKDGIQLAYVGDVVGTGSSRKSATNSVLWFMGEDIPYVPNKRTGGVCLGGKIAPIFYNTMEDSGALPIELDVQEMNMGDIIDIFPYEGVVHKNGAEISSFELSKVLLDEVRAGGRIPLIIGRGLTSRARASLGLADTDLFAKPIDPSASDKGYTLAQKMVGKACGVEGVRAGQYCEPKMTTVGSQDTTGPMTRDELKDLACLGFSADLVMQSFCHTSAYPKPVDVNTHHTLPDFIMNRAGVSLRPGDGVIHSWLNRMLLPDTVGTGGDSHTRFPLGISFPAGSGLVAFAAATGVMPLDMPESILVRFKGDMQPGITLRDLVHAIPYYAIQQGLLTVEKAGKINEFSGRVLEIEGVEHLTVEQVFELSDASAERSAAGCAVKLSQESIEEYLNSNITMLKWMISEGYGDVRTIERRVTAMEEWLANPELMEADDDAEYAHVIEIDLADISEPILCAPNDPDDARLLSEVQGTNIDEVFIGSCMTNIGHFRAAGKLLDKHNGQLDTRLWIAPPTKMDRDQLTEEGYYGIYGRAGVRIETPGCSLCMGNQARVADKATVMSTSTRNFPNRLGTGADVYLASAELAAVGAILGHIPTKEEYLEYAKQIDATAADTYRYLNFHKMGQYTEKADTVIFQEPA, encoded by the coding sequence GTGCTTGAAGCCTACCGTAAACACGTCGAAGAGCGTGCCGCAGAAGGAGTTGTACCTAGACCCCTTGATGCTGAACAAGTCGCGGGACTTGTAGAATTATTAAAAAATCCGCCAGCAGGCGAAGAAGCTTTCCTTATTGATCTTCTAGAAAATCGTATTCCACCGGGTGTAGATGAAGCCGCATACGTTAAAGCGGGCTTCCTTACTGCAATTACTAAAAGTGAAGTAACGTCCCCGTTAGTCAGCCGTGAAAAAGCGGCTGAACTTCTGGGTACCATGCAAGGTGGATACAACATTGAATCACTGGTTTCTTTACTAGAAGATGCCGATTTAGCCCCAATCGCTGTAAAAGCACTGTCCCATACATTGTTAATGTTTGATGCATTCTATGACGTTGAAGAGAAAGCCAAAGCAGGCAATGCCTCTGCTCAGCAAGTCCTTCAATCATGGGCGGATGCAGATTGGTTTACATCAAAAGAAAAAGTCGCAGAAAAAATTACCGTTAAGATATTTAAAGTCACGGGTGAAACGAACACTGATGACTTATCTCCAGCACCAGATGCATGGTCTCGTCCAGACATTCCAGTACACGCTAAAGCGATGCTGAAGATGGAACGAGATGGTATCAAGCCTGACGATCAGGGTAACGTTGGTCCTCTTAAGCAAATCGAAGAGCTGCAAAAAGATGGCATTCAGTTAGCTTATGTTGGTGATGTTGTTGGTACAGGTTCATCTCGTAAATCGGCGACGAACTCCGTTCTTTGGTTCATGGGCGAAGATATTCCTTACGTTCCAAACAAGCGCACTGGTGGTGTTTGTTTAGGTGGCAAAATTGCTCCAATCTTCTACAACACAATGGAAGATTCAGGCGCATTGCCAATTGAACTCGACGTACAAGAAATGAACATGGGTGATATCATCGATATCTTCCCATACGAAGGTGTTGTACACAAAAATGGCGCAGAAATCTCAAGCTTTGAATTGAGTAAAGTTTTACTGGATGAAGTACGTGCTGGTGGTCGTATTCCATTGATCATTGGTCGTGGATTAACAAGCCGTGCTCGCGCATCTCTTGGTCTTGCTGACACCGATTTATTCGCTAAGCCAATTGATCCATCAGCTTCAGATAAAGGCTACACGTTAGCTCAGAAGATGGTGGGTAAGGCATGTGGCGTAGAAGGTGTACGTGCAGGTCAATACTGTGAGCCTAAGATGACAACGGTTGGTTCTCAAGATACGACCGGTCCAATGACTCGTGATGAATTGAAAGACTTGGCGTGTCTTGGCTTCTCGGCTGACTTGGTTATGCAGTCATTCTGTCACACTTCGGCATACCCGAAACCTGTTGATGTGAATACGCACCACACATTGCCAGACTTCATCATGAACCGCGCAGGTGTATCACTACGTCCAGGTGATGGTGTTATCCACTCATGGTTAAACCGTATGCTTCTACCTGATACTGTTGGTACAGGTGGTGATTCACATACACGTTTCCCTCTTGGTATTTCATTCCCTGCGGGTTCTGGTTTGGTTGCATTTGCAGCCGCTACAGGGGTAATGCCTCTGGATATGCCTGAGTCTATCTTGGTGCGCTTTAAAGGCGACATGCAACCAGGTATTACGCTTCGTGACCTAGTACATGCGATTCCTTACTACGCAATTCAACAAGGTCTTTTGACAGTTGAAAAAGCGGGTAAGATCAACGAATTCTCAGGTCGTGTGCTTGAAATTGAAGGTGTTGAACATCTAACCGTAGAGCAAGTGTTTGAGTTATCAGATGCCTCAGCAGAGCGCTCTGCGGCTGGTTGTGCCGTTAAACTTTCTCAAGAATCCATCGAAGAGTACTTAAACTCTAACATCACCATGCTTAAATGGATGATTTCTGAAGGATACGGCGATGTACGTACGATCGAACGTCGTGTTACTGCAATGGAAGAGTGGCTAGCGAACCCTGAGTTGATGGAAGCCGATGATGACGCAGAATACGCACATGTTATCGAAATCGACTTAGCGGATATCAGTGAACCAATCCTTTGTGCACCAAATGATCCAGATGACGCACGTTTGTTGTCTGAAGTTCAGGGTACCAATATTGATGAAGTCTTCATTGGTTCGTGCATGACGAACATCGGACATTTCCGTGCTGCGGGTAAATTGCTTGATAAACACAATGGTCAGTTGGATACACGTTTGTGGATTGCACCACCAACGAAAATGGACCGTGATCAGCTAACGGAAGAAGGATACTACGGTATTTATGGTCGCGCTGGGGTTCGTATTGAAACACCAGGCTGTTCTTTGTGTATGGGTAACCAAGCACGTGTAGCAGATAAAGCGACTGTTATGTCTACATCTACTCGTAACTTCCCGAACCGTTTAGGTACAGGTGCTGATGTATACCTAGCGTCTGCAGAGCTTGCTGCGGTAGGTGCGATACTTGGACATATTCCTACAAAAGAGGAATACCTAGAGTATGCTAAGCAAATCGATGCGACTGCTGCGGATACTTACCGTTACTTAAACTTCCACAAGATGGGACAGTACACGGAAAAAGCAGACACAGTTATCTTCCAAGAGCCAGCATAA
- a CDS encoding YacL family protein, which produces MEYQFTKNSLTGDYLVKCSMGHEIVGRWLQEEVNAQISVIDGILQRLEWMVDGQHHEDKIDGREISVLITREEVTIQENGFTYQPECDEPDMHIYESESSASCGFEDFVDLVKAWKDFVKSY; this is translated from the coding sequence ATGGAATATCAATTCACAAAGAACAGTCTGACTGGAGACTACTTAGTTAAATGCAGTATGGGACATGAGATCGTAGGACGTTGGCTTCAAGAAGAAGTGAATGCTCAAATCAGTGTGATTGACGGTATTTTGCAAAGGCTTGAGTGGATGGTTGATGGTCAGCATCACGAAGACAAAATCGACGGGCGAGAGATCAGCGTGTTGATCACCCGTGAAGAAGTGACTATTCAAGAAAATGGTTTCACCTACCAGCCTGAATGCGATGAGCCAGATATGCATATTTACGAAAGTGAGAGCAGTGCGAGTTGTGGCTTCGAGGATTTTGTTGATTTGGTCAAGGCGTGGAAGGACTTCGTAAAGTCCTACTAA
- the glnK gene encoding P-II family nitrogen regulator, giving the protein MKIINAIIKPFKLDDVREALSDVGIEGMTVSEVKGFGRQKGHTELYRGAEYQVDFLPKVKLEIATQSDNVDRVVEAITNAAHTGKIGDGKIFVYDLHQAIRIRTGEMDSEAL; this is encoded by the coding sequence ATGAAAATAATCAATGCCATTATTAAACCATTCAAACTTGACGACGTAAGGGAAGCTTTGTCGGACGTAGGTATCGAGGGGATGACGGTCAGCGAAGTGAAAGGCTTCGGTCGTCAGAAAGGACATACCGAGTTGTACCGAGGAGCTGAATACCAAGTGGATTTTCTGCCAAAAGTAAAATTAGAAATCGCCACCCAATCAGACAATGTTGATCGTGTTGTAGAAGCGATTACGAATGCAGCACATACGGGAAAAATTGGCGACGGCAAGATTTTTGTTTATGACCTTCACCAAGCGATTCGAATTCGCACA